In one window of Paraflavitalea soli DNA:
- a CDS encoding DUF4242 domain-containing protein: protein MKQLIIAALLAGSCSQHIQAQSNTAASDLYLDIHRLPAGQVKAADVAAAHQKDLAVQNKYQVRFIKYWVDEKQGLVYCLSSAPDTAAIRQTHQEAHGLLPAEIMPVKDGKAGKEKAGKTYFLDIHELGAGNVKASDVAAAHEKDLQVQQQFGVNFINYWVDEQRGMVLCLSQATEAGDVVKTHKKAHGLIPVSVTPVKQGQ from the coding sequence ATGAAACAATTGATTATTGCAGCTTTATTAGCTGGTAGCTGTTCACAGCATATACAGGCGCAGTCCAACACAGCAGCCAGCGATCTTTACCTCGACATTCACCGTCTCCCCGCCGGCCAGGTAAAAGCCGCTGATGTGGCCGCCGCCCATCAGAAAGACCTGGCGGTGCAGAACAAGTACCAGGTACGCTTTATCAAATACTGGGTAGATGAAAAACAAGGCCTCGTATATTGTTTATCCAGCGCACCCGACACGGCAGCTATCCGGCAAACGCACCAGGAAGCTCATGGCTTGCTGCCTGCAGAGATCATGCCCGTGAAAGACGGTAAAGCCGGAAAGGAAAAAGCAGGTAAGACTTACTTCCTCGATATTCATGAACTGGGGGCTGGTAATGTGAAAGCGTCCGATGTGGCCGCCGCCCATGAAAAAGATTTGCAGGTACAGCAGCAGTTTGGCGTCAACTTCATCAATTATTGGGTAGACGAGCAACGCGGTATGGTGCTATGTCTTTCACAGGCTACCGAAGCCGGCGATGTGGTAAAGACACACAAAAAAGCACATGGATTGATACCCGTGTCCGTTACTCCGGTAAAACAGGGACAATAG
- a CDS encoding YceI family protein, giving the protein MRSIVFFACVLLCLTGAIAWRDRSVAAIAAPAPTLAVTALAPAPPAGTVMTYSLVIPQSFVNWKGMHVVGGNGHQGYIKPLSGTLGFDANGTITGGYFELDMNTITLTDKNDTSSDNGVVSHLKDPDFFDVKKYPRGTFKLTKAIRAPGDSTSFYITGLLTLRAITQEIQFPATLVRQGEDIVATASLTIDRTKWGITYQSGSVIGLVKNELLEDRVPVSLALKFHQQQQ; this is encoded by the coding sequence ATGCGGTCAATTGTATTTTTCGCCTGCGTCCTCTTGTGCCTCACCGGCGCCATCGCCTGGCGCGATCGTTCGGTAGCGGCCATTGCTGCACCTGCCCCAACACTGGCTGTTACAGCGCTGGCGCCTGCTCCCCCCGCAGGAACTGTGATGACCTATTCCCTGGTTATACCACAAAGCTTTGTCAATTGGAAAGGCATGCATGTCGTGGGCGGAAACGGACACCAGGGTTACATCAAGCCCCTGTCGGGCACCCTGGGTTTCGATGCCAACGGCACTATTACAGGAGGCTATTTTGAACTGGATATGAATACGATTACCCTTACCGACAAGAACGACACAAGCAGCGATAACGGAGTGGTATCACACCTGAAAGACCCCGACTTCTTTGATGTGAAGAAATATCCCAGGGGTACGTTTAAATTAACCAAAGCAATTAGAGCCCCCGGCGATTCTACTTCTTTTTATATTACCGGGCTACTGACCTTGCGGGCCATTACCCAGGAGATCCAATTTCCGGCTACCCTTGTCAGGCAGGGGGAGGATATTGTTGCCACAGCCTCCCTCACAATAGACCGTACAAAATGGGGGATCACATACCAGTCAGGCAGTGTAATTGGACTGGTGAAAAACGAGTTGCTGGAAGACAGGGTGCCGGTATCACTGGCTTTAAAGTTTCATCAACAACAGCAGTAG
- a CDS encoding sigma 54-interacting response regulator — protein sequence MKEQILIVEDQFVEAEDLRLLLEQAGYGVTGIARSVLQAQEMIRNKRPDFVLLDIFLKGKQTGIDLAQLLAIDNIPFVYLSANSNEEVLNAAKQTHPYGFIVKPYREKDLLVTLEIARYRRAHSVEAKYYKETELRKLLKAIIGGSGTWAQKLLAVTSALQSYIPFDFLVAGFDNLQQPHFKGLCFLRIGFDEYQVIGAQELCTITGKSIAELVALQGGSSSVQEAVYFDDAAFQHICRQPSLRQLFADTFQLRSNLEMPMRILDRKSFSFCLYSRRPDAYTVEQLELFERIQFSLIQTIEQLLEGEITEQASTQPAGAATIENTHTEAGFEGIVGKSHLLLHVFDHIKQAAPSDTSVLILGESGTGKEMIANCIHNLSARKGKPFVKLNCAALPATLIESELFGHEKGAFTGAHERRIGKFERADKGTIFLDEIGEMPMELQVKLLRVLQEREIERVGGRDTINVDVRFLAATNKNLEKEVAEGRFRLDLYYRLNVFPITLPALRERQEDIPALAYHFMKQYSQKAGKKISGISEQVLLKMMAYHWPGNIRELEHLIERSVLLTKGGTIEEILLPAVEKKEGRAIVEEAALKTIVENERDYILSVLRKCHGRIWGPGAAAEILNINPSTLKSKMKKLGIKKEYIK from the coding sequence ATTGTAGAGGACCAGTTTGTGGAAGCGGAAGACCTGCGGCTGTTGCTGGAGCAGGCGGGATATGGTGTGACGGGCATTGCACGTTCTGTGCTGCAGGCGCAGGAGATGATCCGGAACAAAAGGCCAGACTTTGTATTGCTGGATATTTTTCTAAAGGGAAAACAAACGGGGATCGATCTCGCCCAATTGCTGGCTATTGACAACATCCCCTTTGTATACCTGTCGGCCAATTCAAATGAAGAGGTGCTGAATGCTGCCAAGCAAACGCATCCCTATGGTTTTATTGTAAAACCTTACCGGGAAAAGGACCTGCTGGTGACGCTGGAAATAGCGCGGTACCGCCGTGCGCACAGCGTGGAAGCAAAATATTATAAGGAGACGGAGTTGCGCAAACTATTGAAGGCGATCATCGGCGGCAGCGGCACCTGGGCGCAGAAGCTGTTGGCGGTTACCTCGGCGTTGCAATCATATATTCCTTTTGATTTCCTGGTGGCCGGTTTTGATAACCTTCAACAACCGCATTTTAAGGGGTTGTGTTTTTTACGGATCGGGTTTGATGAATACCAGGTGATCGGTGCGCAGGAGTTGTGTACGATCACGGGTAAGTCGATAGCGGAACTGGTGGCGTTGCAGGGAGGCAGTTCGTCGGTGCAAGAGGCGGTCTATTTTGACGATGCGGCTTTTCAACATATTTGCCGGCAGCCTTCGCTGCGGCAATTGTTTGCTGATACTTTCCAGTTGCGGTCGAACCTGGAAATGCCGATGCGCATCCTGGACCGGAAATCATTCAGTTTTTGTTTGTACAGTCGCAGGCCGGATGCCTATACGGTGGAGCAGTTGGAGTTGTTTGAAAGGATCCAGTTCTCGCTGATCCAAACGATCGAGCAATTGCTGGAGGGGGAGATTACAGAGCAGGCTTCCACTCAGCCGGCCGGGGCTGCAACCATTGAGAACACGCATACTGAAGCGGGATTTGAAGGCATCGTGGGTAAAAGCCATCTCCTGTTGCATGTATTTGACCATATCAAACAGGCGGCTCCTTCCGATACTTCGGTGCTTATCCTGGGAGAAAGCGGCACGGGCAAAGAAATGATCGCCAACTGTATTCATAACCTGTCGGCGCGTAAAGGCAAACCGTTTGTTAAGCTGAACTGTGCGGCCCTGCCTGCCACGCTGATCGAATCTGAATTGTTTGGCCATGAGAAAGGGGCTTTTACGGGGGCGCATGAAAGAAGGATCGGGAAGTTTGAAAGGGCTGATAAGGGAACGATCTTTCTGGATGAGATCGGAGAGATGCCGATGGAATTGCAGGTGAAATTGCTAAGGGTATTGCAGGAGCGGGAAATAGAAAGGGTTGGGGGAAGGGATACGATCAACGTGGATGTGCGCTTCCTGGCTGCTACGAACAAGAACCTGGAGAAAGAAGTGGCAGAGGGGCGTTTCAGATTGGACCTGTACTACCGGTTGAATGTTTTCCCGATCACCTTGCCTGCCTTGCGTGAGCGCCAGGAAGATATTCCTGCGCTGGCCTATCATTTTATGAAGCAGTATAGTCAAAAGGCCGGTAAAAAGATCAGTGGCATATCGGAGCAGGTGTTGTTGAAGATGATGGCTTACCACTGGCCGGGCAATATTCGTGAACTGGAACATTTGATCGAGCGCAGTGTGCTGCTGACCAAAGGGGGGACCATTGAAGAGATACTATTGCCGGCCGTTGAAAAAAAGGAGGGCAGGGCTATTGTTGAAGAAGCTGCGTTGAAAACGATCGTAGAAAACGAAAGGGACTATATCCTTTCTGTATTGCGCAAATGTCATGGCAGGATATGGGGGCCAGGCGCTGCTGCCGAGATACTGAATATTAATCCTTCCACGCTGAAGTCGAAAATGAAGAAACTGGGGATCAAGAAAGAGTACATTAAATAG